GACACCGTCGGCTGAGCTACGCCCAGCGCGGCCGCCGCGCCGCTGATTCCCTTGTTCTCGACAACCGCGAGAAAGTACTCCATCTGTCGAAATTCCACAGTTCAGCCCTTCGCCGTGGATCCCGCAGCAGCGGTCGCCATTTCGGCTGCCGTGGCGATGAAAGCAGCCGCTGCTGGCGACTGCTCACCGGCGCGATAGACCAGACCGACGTCTCGGGTCAGCGGTGGATCGAATGAGAACGTGTGCACATCTTTCATCTGCTGCTGCGCAACCTTTCTCGGCACAACTGTGGCTCCGATGCCACGGCGCACGAGCTCCCAGGTGGTCACCGGATGTACACAATCCACCACGACGTTCTCAGCGCCGGCGCTGAGCAGACCTCGGAATTGATTCGATTGATCTCCGAGGTCAACTACCAGTGGCAGTGTGTGGAGGACCTCACGCCGAACCGGATCGACCAGCGGTTTCACAAGCCGGTCGGACAACAACACATACGTGGCAAGCACCATCTCTTGCGTCGCTATCGGTGCAGTGATCAGACCTTCGTATCCGACGCTCAGATCGGTGACACCGACTTCGGCGGATCCACGCCTGAGGGCAGTATCCACCCCGGCCGGTCCGAAGGTGTCGAGAACCCGCACGACGATTTTCGGGAAGTCAGCCCGGAATCGCCGGACCAATTCGACCATCGGATCGATCGAAAACGCCGAGTACGACACGACGTCCACCCGGCCGAACTCGAGTTCACGAACGGCGGTCACCTTGGCCTTCGCGCGCTCGACGTCGGCCAGGATTCGCCGGGCCGCGAGATCGAACGTGCGGCCCGCATCGGTAAGAACCAACCGCCTACCGGTCCGGTCGAACAGAGTGGCACCCAACCGACGTTCGAGCGTACGAATCGCCTGAGAGAGCGAGGGCTGCGAAATGTAGAGAGCCTGAGCGGCCTTCGTTATCCCACCGTGGTCGACAACAGCGACGAAGTAGGTAACAAAATGCAGGTCCACTCACCCATCATACGACCAGCAATCTGTCGCTCACTCCACCCGAGCCACGCCAGCTACCGCCCATTCTCCGGTGAAGACCGGCTCGCGCTTTTCCACGAAGGCACGAACGGCGTCGGTAGCGTCCGTTGCGAAGTTGACGGCTTGCGCACTCGCCTCGTTGTCCAACGCCTCTCGTAAGGTCAGCGAGCTGTGACGCTCGAGCATGGCCGCCGACTGACTCAACGCAGCAGGCGGACCATCAGCAAGCCGCTGCGCAAGTTCCGACGTGTGTTTGTCGAGTTCAGCCGGTTCGACCAGATAGGTCACCAATCCGAGGTCGTACGCTTCTTGTGCGTCGACGGTCTCGGCGAGCATCACCAATCGTTTGGCTTGCTGGATGCCTACCAGCCTCGGCAGGATCCACGACCCACCGAAGTCAACGGACAAACCACGTTTGGCAAAAATCTGACTGAACTTCGCACCCTTCGCTGCCACGACGAAGTCGCAGAGCAATGCCATGTTCCATCCGGCTCCGACCGCAAACCCGTCGACCTTCGCCACCAGGGGCTTGGGAAACTCACCCAGCGCGACAGCAGTTGCGTTGATGACACGCATGCGGTCGAGGGGGTGCGACGAGCCTCGTTTGTCGAGATCGGAACCCGCACAGAAGGTGCCACCCGCACCCGTCAGGATCACAGAGCGAATGTGCGAGTCCTCCTGAAGTTCGTGAAGTGCCTCGCGAAGCTCGATCCAGGCGTCAAGATCAAGAGCATTGCGACGGTGTGGCCGATCGAGGACGATCGTGGCAACAGCGCCGGTTCGCTCGATCCTGACGGCCGCCCGCTCGATGGTCTCGGCACTCATGAACCGCTCCAGACAGGTGAGCGCTTCTCGGCGAATGCCGTCGCACCTTCCTTAGCGTCTCGGGACGCAAACACCGGGTCGATGAATTCACGTTGCGCGACAAAGGCATCCGGATCGGTATAGTTCGCGGACATCGCGAGAACCTGCTTGGTCGCTCGAACGGCCAACGGACCGTTTGCCGCTACTCTGGCCGCAAGTTCACGTGCGACGGTCAGCGCTTGTCCAGGTTCGGCAAGCCGATTGACCAGCCCGTGATGATGCGCCAACGTGGCACTGAGCGGGTCACCGGTAACAGCGATCTCCATGGCTAGCTGATACGGGAGAATCTTGGGCAGACGCAGAAGGCCTCCGGCGGCCGCGACAAGCCCTCGCTTCACCTCGGGCAAGCCGAATTTCGCATCGGTAGACGCCACGATCAGGTCGGCCGCCAAAGCCAGTTCACAACCGCCCGCCAGTGCCCAACCCTCGACCGCTGCGATCAACGGCTTCGACGGCGGAGCTTCGGTCAACCCGGCAAATCCCCGGCCGGGCAGCGACGGCCGTTCCCCGCTCGCAAATCCCTTGAGATCCATACCTGCGCAGAAAGTTCCACCAGCACCAGTCAGGATGCCGATAGTGAGATCCGGTCTCTCCTCGAACTCGTCGATCGCTGCTGCCAGGGCTCCCGCAAGTTCGAGATCGACTGCATTCTTGGCCTCGGGTCGATTGAGTGTGATGACGGCGATGCCGTCGGCGAAGTCCGTAAGCACGGCGCTCATATTCGGTTCCTACTTCCCTGATGAGAATGTTTGAAGGTCACAGCTCTCGAAGGCTCCATCGCACGGGCGAACGGCCGGACGCGGTCACCATCTCGCGTTTGGCCAACACGACGAGATGAGCGTGCGTCTCGCGGACAGCCAATCGCAGTAGTCGCGGCGACATCTGATCGAACGGCCGAGACCAGGAGATTGTGCGCGAGAGTTCCCAGGCCGTCGATTCGGGTTCGATCGCAACGGCCGCAACGATTTCCGACAGTCGCTCTTCGTGGTGCCCCATCAATTGACGCGCACGATCAGCGATCCCGCGGAATCGATACTCGTGTGCCGGCAGCACCTCGCATTCGCGCAGGGTTGTTGTTGCCTCGAGCGAAAGCAAGTAGCGATGCAGCGGATTCTCGAGTTCACCGGGAACCGTGGAGATGTTAGGACTGATCCGCGGCAGCATGTGATCACCGCTGAACAACAAGCCCCTGTCCTCTTCTACGAAGCAGAGATGTCCCGGAGTGTGCCCCGGCGTCCATTGCGCGCGCAGATTCCATCCCGGTAGGTCGATTGAATCCCCATCGCCCAGAACAACATCGATGGATTCATGTTCGGCGAACCGCACCAGATCGACCCGTGACGCGTCGAGCACTTCGGCCGGCGCCCCGAGTTCGGAGAGCTGCACATTCCAGCCGGTGATGTCCTCTCGGGCCTGCTCAGGACCATGGTAACCGAGTAGCGTCGCATCGGCCACATGCATCGCAAGTGTTGCGCCGCTGACATGCCGAAGGCGCGGTGCCAGTCCGAAATGATCGGGATGCAGGTGTGTGATTGCTGCATACCGAACTTCGGAAACGTGGTAACCGATCGACGCGATTCCGTCGACGAGTGCCTGCCACGATTGTTCGTGATCCCAACCGACGTCGATCAGTGCAAGCCCGTCGTCAAGGGCGAGCGCGTAGACGAGTACGTAACGCAAAGGGTTGTCCGGCATGGGAACAGGGATCGACCACAATCCGTCCCGTACCTGCTCCACCGGCGGAAGCACGTTGTTCGCCCAAGCCTCGCGTTGTGCAACACCAACGTCTTCGGTAACGATCACGATGCTTCTCCGCTCGCACTCAGCATGGTTCGCAGGCTCGACTTGAGTAGTTTCCCGCTCGCATTGCGAGGCAGGGAGTCCACGAAGTGGATCTGGCGGGGCTTCTTGTACGACGCCAATCTCGCTGCGCTGAAGGCGATCAGCTCGTCGGCACTTGGCACATCAGCACCGTCGAGAAGTGTGATCACCGCGGTGACGGCCTCACCCCAGCGCCTGTCGGGGACCCCGACTACTGCTACTTCGGCAACCGAAGGATGCTCGGCCAGACTGGATTCCACTTCGATCGGATAGACGTTCTCGCCGCCGGTTATGATCATGTCCTTGAGGCGGTCGGTGACAAACAGATAGCCCTCGTCGTCGAGGTGGCCGGCGTCGCCCGTTCGGAGAAAACCGTCGTGGGTGAACAATTCGGCAGTCTCACGCTCACGTCGCCAGTATCCGCAGGTGTTGTTTCTGCTGCGCGCGACAATTTCTCCGGATTCATTCGGCGGCAACTCCTCACCCGTCATGACGTCGCGAATGGAAATTTCCACGCCGATCATCGGCTTTCCGGCTGACCGCAGTAACCCGGAGCGCAGCCCACTCACATGATGATCGTAGGCACGAAGTACGGATACAGAACCCGTTGTTTCGGTCATCCCGTAACGCTGAACGAATTTACAGTTCAACACATTCATCGCGTGAGCCAGGAGCGACGGCGTGATCGGCGAGGCTCCGTACGCGACCACCTGCAAGCTGGACAGGTCGAAACTCTCGAGAGTGGGCAGATCTACCAGTGTCTGAATGACCGCCGGCACAAGAAATGCGTGGGTGACGTGTTGTGTCGCAATGGCTTCGACTACCCGGGCCGGCGCCATATCGCCGAGTAGAACCAAGTGCACCCCAGCCGACAGACAGGTACTCATCCACCCTGCACCAGCGATGTGAAAGAGCGGAAGCGCGTCGAGAGCCACTGCATTCGAACCGAATTCGTACACCTCGAACCCTTCTGGCTCATTGTACAGATTCCGATGTGTGGCCACGACGCCTTTGGGTCGTCCGGTTGTCCCAGACGTGTACAGCTGCAGCACGGAGGTGTCCGGATCGTGTCCCAGTCCAGGGTCGATGCCCGTTCCGGATGCCACGAAGTCCGCCCAGGTTCGCGAATCTTCCAGACCCCCTTCAGATCCCACAGCAACAACCGCAACCTCAGGCAACGCTGCGAGAATCGCTGCCGCACCCACTGCGAACTCGTCGTCGACGATCAAGACGTCGAGTTCCGCATCCACGGCAACGTCGACGAGTTCACGTGGGTTGAGTCGCCAGTTCAAAGGGATGAACACAGCGCCTGCCTTCGCGCACGCTATGAAGGTCTCAGCACCTTCGAGACCCATCCTCAGTAAGGCTCCGACACGGGCGCCCGCCGCGGACACTTCTGTCAACGCACTCGCCAGCGCATTGGTCTCGGCGTCGAGGTCGGCGCACGTCAACGTCCGATCGCCACACGTGATCGCCGGGTCCAATGGCCGTGCCGACGCCGAGTGGCGTATCCGGTTGGGTAGGTGAAGCTCGCTCACATCACGCTCCTGTGTTCCAAGTACAAACCGAGCACGCACCGCGTCGGTGGTACCGGAACAGTCGACCACTGCTATGGCCTGCGCCACAAAGACGAGAAGGCGCACAGAACCATAGCTCAGACCTATGTCTGCAGGTCGAAGCTCGTCACTGCAACCGATGCGCCGTCATCTGGGAGAATTCGACAGATGCAGGCACCCGGCATGGACATACGCAGCGCGCAATATCTCGTCGCCGTCGTCGATCATGGCAGCGTCACGGCAGCCGCCGTGGCGCTGCACATTTCGCAACCCTCACTGTCGCAGGCGATACGCAATCTCGAACGGACGCTGGGTTCCGCCCTGTTCGATCGCACCGCCCGCGGCTTGATCCCCACTGCTGCCGGAGCAGCGGTCGCCGACGCTGCTCGCAAACTACTCACCGACGTCGCCAAGGCCGAGACGGCAGTCGCTGCGGTGATCGCACTGCAATCGGGCGAACTCGCCATCGCTGTCCAATCCGACCTCGCGGTCGACGCGGTCGCCGACATGGCAGGTCAGCTCCACCGCACAGCTCCGGGGATCGTGTTCTCCACAACCGCGGCATCCAGCGCCCGCGAGGTACGGGCTCTGGTCCGGTCCGGCAGGTGCGAACTCGGATTTCTCGAACGCGATCTCGCGGACGGAACGTCCGACAACCTCCGCGAGATCGAGACCAGAGCACAGGAGACGGTGCTGTCGATCCCACCAGCACTTGCGGTCGGCCTCCCCGATCCGCTGCCCCGCGCGTCGATCAGTGCCCTGCCCATGATCGTCGACGCGCCGTCGAACCGTCGTAGCTACCCACTCGGCGCCGAGTGGGAACTCGTCGATATCGTCGTCGAGGTCCCCGATCGCCTGGCCGTTCGTGAGATGGTCGGCCACGGCGGCGGCGCCGCACTCTTGCCCCGTTCCATCGCCGAGCAGGACGCCCCCGGGACGAGCATTCGATCGCTGCACCCACCAATCATCCGACGGACAAGTATCGTCTTTCGCGACGGGCCTTTGTCCCCTGCTGCGGCGGCGCTGGTATCGAATCTCCGCACCGCTCACAGTCCTTCGACAAACAGCCTTCCCAACGGCGACAATCTCTCCGGATCGAACTCGATACCGTAGGTCAGTGAGATCGCAGGATTCAACGGGAAAATCTCGGCCCCCGAGGCAGCTGCACGCTCGGCAAGAGAACGTTCCATGAACGCCATACCCAAACCGGCGAGCACGAACTCGCCGACGGCCTCCCGGTGCGCGAGTTCAGTCGACATCTGTGTCCTGACGCCGGCGGCATGCAAGGACGACTCGATGGCAACTCGCGCCCGGGAATGTTTCTGCACTGCGACCACCGGTAGATTCGGAAGCTCGGTCAATGACACCGATTCTCCAGCAGTAGGTTTCATTCCGCTCGGCCAGACCGAACGCGGCGCCGTTCCCGGGACGGCAAGCCAATAGTCGTTCACTCCGATGACATGCGTCGACAGTACCGACATCTCCGGTTGCCAATAGCTGAATACCAACTCACACACCCCGTCGGCCAATACGCTTTCCGTATTCGCGCCACGTGGAAGCTCACCGACACGCACCGTGATGCCCGGGCAGCGTCGACGGAAATCGGCGACAATTCGTGCCACCGGCCCCTCCAGTCCATGAGCGGCGGAGCAGATGTCCAGACGGCCTTTCGGTTCCATGTCCACGCCGATCGCGGCATTGGACGCGGCCGCACTACTGCGCATCATTTGCCGAGCCGGCCCGACCAGCGCTCGTCCTGCCGACGTCAGGACCAGACCCCGGCCGACACGGTGGAAGAGTTCGACGCCAAGTTCACGTTCGAGACTGCGAATACCTTGTGACAACGACGGCTTGGTTACCGACATGGACTGTGCCGCCGTCGCCAAAGACTCCCCGTCTGCAACGGCGAGAAAGTATTCGACTTGACGTAGGTCCACCCGTCGACTGTACGACGCACGTCCACACGCGGTTCAGTTGTACGAGCGCAGCAGCCCCTTGCTGATGATCTGCTTCTGGATATCGCTGGTGCCCTCACCGATCAGGAGGAACGGCGCCTCACGCATCAAGCGCTCGATCTCGTACTCCTTGGAGTACCCGTACCCGCCGTGAATACGGAAACTGTCCTGCGTGACCTCCGAGCAGAACTCACTCGCCAGGTACTTCGCCATACCGGCAGCGACATCGTTCCGTTCGCCCGAATCCTTGAGCCGAGCCGCATTCACCATCATCAGATGCGCAGCTTCGACCTTCGTACCCATCTCCGCGATACGGAACGCGATGGCCTGATGCTCGGCAATGGGCTTGCCGAAAGTTTCACGCTGCTTCGCGTACGTCACCGCAAGTTCGAAGGCCCGCTGCGCGATACCGCACGCACGCGCCGCCACATTCACACGACCGACCTCGACACCATCCATCATGTGCCGGAACCCGACGCCGGGCTTGCCACCGAGAACCGCGTCGGCGCCAATCTCGAAACCGTCGAAAACCATTTCGGTCGTGTCGATGCCCTTGTAACCCATCTTCTCGATTTTTCCGGGGATGGTCAGGCCGGGAAGGACTTCACCGAATCCGGCAGGCTTCTCGATCAGCAACGTCGTCAGATTGTTGTGCGCCTTCGCCGCGCCTTCGTCAGTCTTGACGAGCACGGCCACCAGAGTCGACGAGCCGCCGTTCGTCAGCCACATCTTCTGCCCGTTCACCACGTAGTCGCCGGATTCGGTGCGCTTCGCCTTGGTCGAGATGGCAGCAACGTCGGAACCCAGTGCCGGCTCCGACATCGAGAAAGCACCGGTGAGCTCGCCCGTAGCCAACCGCGGCAGGTACTTCGCCTTCTGTTCCGGCGTCCCGTGTGCCGAAATCATGTGCGCCACTATGAAATGGGTGTTGACGACACCGGACACGCTCATCCAGCCGCGAGCCAATTCCTCGACGCACAGTGCGTATGTCAGGAGGGATTCTCCGATGCCACCGAACTCCTCGTCGATCGTCAACCCGAACAAACCCATGTCCTTCATCTGCTTGACGATGTCCGTGGGATACGTGTCGGTGTGCTCGAGTTCCTGCGCTGCGGGAATCACCACGCGATCGACGAATTCCCGCACGGCACCGATGATGTCGTTCTGCGTCTCGGTCAATCCTGCAGTCTGCGCCAAACGCGTCACTGTTCCACCTGTTCATCGAGGGAGATCCTCCACCCATTCAATCCCCGAAACACAGGGGTGTCAAAGTTCGACAACCATACGAATGGTTAGGGAAAAACTATGTCCGAGCAGCACTTCTACCGCTGTTGACAACTGCGGCGCCTGTCCTGAATATTCGAGGGCACGCGTTCGTATCTTCCGACGCACCTTCCTCATCCGCACTCTCCCGACAGGCGCATTCCATGTATGACGCAGTCATCTGTGAACCCGTTCGCACACCAGTAGGCGGTTTCGGCGGTGTCTTCAAAGACGTTCCGGTAACCACGCTCGCCGCCACCGTCATGCGTGGACTGATCGACCGGACCGGACTTCAGTCCTGCGACATCGACGACGTCGTATTCGGTCAGGGTTACGCAAACGGCGAGGCCGCTGCCATCGGGCGTATCGCAGCACTCGACGCCGGACTGGACATCTCGGTTCCCGGAATTCAACTCGACCGCCGGTGCGGATCCGGCCTCCAGGCAATCATCTACGCCGCCATGCAAGTTCAGACCGGAATGAGCGATCTGGTGATCGCCGGCGGTGCCGAAAGTATGAGTGGCGTCGAATTTTATTCCAACGACATCCGTTGGGGTACGAAGAAACCCTCGGTGGAGTTCCACGACCGCTTGGCCAAACCCCGCACCAACTCCGGTGGTGTCAATTTTCCGGTCGACGGCGGCATGATCGAAACGGCCGAAAATCTGCGACGCGAATACGCAATCTCACGCGACGAGCAGGACCGCTACGCGCTTCGCTCGCACGAGCGCGCCGTCAACGCACAGGACAAGGGATACTTCGACGAAGAGATCATTCCCGTCACCGTCCCCTCCCGCCGCGGCGACGCGAAAGTTATTACCCAGGACGAGCATCCACGTCGTGACGTGCAACTGTCCGACCTCGCTGCACTTCGCCCACTACGTAGTCGCGTCGACCCCGACGCGACCGTCACCGCCGGCAATGCCTGCGGACAGAACGACGGCGGCGCAGCGGCCGTCGTCACCACGCCCGCCAATGCCGAACGACTCGGGTTGCGCCCCTTCGCGAAACTGGTCAGCTGGGGTGTCACCGGTGTCGAGCCGAACCGCATGGGCATCGGACCTGTCTCTGCTGTCGCGAAAGCACTGTCGCGAGTCGATCTGCAACTCTCCGATATCGACCTGATCGAGGTCAACGAGGCCTTCGCCGCCCAAGTCCTCGCCTGCGCCCATGCCTGGAGCCTGAGCGAGGCGGATCTCCGCGAAAGGTTCAACGTCAACGGTTCCGGGATCTCACTCGGCCACCCCGTCGGCGCTACCGGCGGACGAATCCTCGCAAACCTGCTACGCGAACTCGACCGTCGTCAGGGGCGCTACGGAATCGAATCCATGTGCATCGGCGGCGGCCAGGGCATCGCCGCGGTCTTCGAGAACCTACGACGGTAAATGTCGAGGCGCTATCCGATCGATCCGTCGCGGTGAAGGTCCGCGATCTGATCGGCCGTGCGCCCCAACTCGGTCAGAATCGAGTCGGTGTGCTGGCCCAAAGATGGCACATCGCCCATCTTCATTTCCACGTCGGAGAAGGTCATCGGCGGTAGCACAGCGTCGATGGGACCGACTTCCGTCCCTACGGATCGCCACCGTGAACGCTCTTCCAGCTGAGGGTGTTTCAGTACGCCACCCATGTCGTTCAATGCTGCTGCGGGTACACCGGCGTCGGCCAGACGCTTATCCAGCTCTGCTGTCGAATACATCCGCGAGAGCGATCCGACCATCTCATCCACCTCGGCTCGATTTTCGACCCGGACGATGTTGGTGGCATACCGCGGATGATTCACCAGGTCTTCCCGCCCGAAGACGTCGACCATGAGTGCTCGCCATCCGCGCTCGTTCTGGACGCCGATGAGGATCTCACCGTCCGACGTCGGGAACGAATCATAAGGAACGATGGCCGCATGCCCGAGTCCGACTCGCGGAATCTGTTTGTCCGCATACATTTTCATGTACATCGGGTGACCGAGCCATTCCACCGTGGCATCGAACATCGACACGTCGACCGTTGCACCTTTGCCCGTTCTTTCCCGACGGAACAATGCACCCAATATCGATGTCAGCGCGTACATCCCAGCCGCGATGTCGGACACCGGAACACCCGTTTTTGTTGCTGTCTCGGGTGTTCCGGTCACCGAGATCATTCCGGTCTCGGCCTGCACCAGCATGTCGTACGCCTTGCGCTCACGACGTGGGCCGGCGCTGCCGTATCCCGACATGTTGATCACGATGAGCCGAGGGAACTCCGTGCGGAGCGTGTCTGCACCGAAGCCGAGTCGTTCTGCAGCATCCGGAGCGAGGTTCTGCAGGAAGACGTCAGCTTCTGCGATGAGATCGAGAACGACACGACGGCCGGACTCCGACTTGACGTCGACGGCAATCGATTCCTTGGAACGATTGAGCCACACGAAGTGTGAGCCCTGACCGCGTACCGCGCCGTCGTAGTGACGAGCGAAATCGCCCTCACCTACCCGCTCGATCTTGATCACGCGAGCACCCATGTCCGCGAGATGCCGGCTGGCGAGCGGCGCCGCAACCGCCTGCTCCAACGCCACCACGGTGATCCCGTCGAGAGGGAGATCCGAATGCGACTGTCCCATGTCAGAGTTCATTCCTGAATTGAAGCACGCGCCTCAGATATGGCGCCCGCCCGTGATCTCCAGGACGGTACCGGTCATGTAGCTGGACATGTCACTCGCGAGGAACACCACCACAGACGCAACCTCGGACGGTTCCGCCGCACGACCCATCGGGATCTCCGCCAACTTGCTGTTCCAGACACGTTCCGGCATAGCCTCGGTCATGGCGGTACGAATCAGTCCGGGCTGGACGGCATTGACCCGAACATTCTTGAACGCAACCTCTTTGGCCGCAGCCTTCGTGAGACCGACGATTCCGGCCTTGGCAGCCGAGTAGTTGGTCTGCCCCAACATGCCGACCTTTCCGGAGATCGACGAGATGTTCACGATCGACCCCGTCTCACGCTCACGCATGCGAGCTGCGGCGGCGCGAGTTCCGTTCCAGGCACCCTTGAGGTGGACGGCGATCACGTCGTCGAAGTCCTGCTCGGTCATGTTCCGCATCGTCGCATCCCGAGTCATACCGGCATTGTTGACCATGACATCGACTGGGCCGAAAGCACTTTCAGCGAGATCGAGCATTGCCTCCACCTGACCGGAATCACGCACGTCGCACGAGACGAACCGCGCCACGGAGTCGCCACCGAGTTCGGCCGCGGCAGCCACCCCGACGGTCTCGTTGATATCACCGATCACCACGGTGGCACCCTCTTTGATGAAGGTTCGGGC
The nucleotide sequence above comes from Rhodococcus sp. KBS0724. Encoded proteins:
- the fabG gene encoding 3-oxoacyl-ACP reductase FabG, whose protein sequence is MGLLDGKVTVVTGGAQGIGFEIARTFIKEGATVVIGDINETVGVAAAAELGGDSVARFVSCDVRDSGQVEAMLDLAESAFGPVDVMVNNAGMTRDATMRNMTEQDFDDVIAVHLKGAWNGTRAAAARMRERETGSIVNISSISGKVGMLGQTNYSAAKAGIVGLTKAAAKEVAFKNVRVNAVQPGLIRTAMTEAMPERVWNSKLAEIPMGRAAEPSEVASVVVFLASDMSSYMTGTVLEITGGRHI